Part of the Vicinamibacterales bacterium genome, TGATTGCCCCACACGATGTGGTTCCCCCAGACGATGTGGTTCCCCCACACAATCCGGTTGCCCCACACGATGCGGTTCCCCCACACGGTCCGCGACGCCGTCGTCACGTCGTCCTCGCGCCAGAACGTCAGGCCGCTCGGCGACACGGTCTCGCCGGCAATCACCACGTCGTCGTTCGCCTTCGGACCGCCGATCGCGATGTTGAGGGACGTCAGCACGTTCAAACTCCCCGCCCCGCAACTCGCAATCCCCTCGGCCGGCAGGAAACTCGCCCCCATCTGCAGCGCCACCTTCACCTTCACCGGATCGAGCTGCGGGTTCGCCTCGAGAAGAAGCGCCGCCGCCCCGGACACCACGGCGGTGGACATGCTGGTGCCGCTCATCTGCATGTAACGCTGGTCGCCCACCACGCCCGCGTCGAGGTCGGGATACTGGCCGATGATGCTCGTCCCGGGCGCCTCGAGCGACACGATCCGGTTGCCCGGCGCCACCAGGTCGGGCTTCATCACGTAGTCGAACATCGTCGGCCCGCGCGAACTGTAGGTGGTCATCACGTCGTCGGACCGGACGGGCGTCTGCTTCGTGTTGAGCGCCCCCACGGTAATCGCATACGGCGAGTTGCCGGGCGAGTCGATCGCCCCGAACACCATCCGCCCGTCGTCGGTCTTGCCGACATTCCCCGCCGCCGCGACGACGACCAGGCCGTGCGAGACGGCGCGCGCGACGGCCTGGCAGAGCGGGTCGTCCTCGGACGATTCCATCACGGGGTGGCCGAGCGACAGGTTGAGGATGCGGATGTTGAACTGCCGGCGGTGCGCGACGGCCCAGTCGATGGCTTCGATGACGTCGCTGACGGTGCCGGCCCCCTCGGCGTCGAGAACGCGCAGGTTCAAGAGGCTGACACCGGGCGCGACACCGCTGTACTCGCCCTGCTGCGGCTGCGCGGCGATGATGCCGGCGACGTGCGTGCCGTGGCCGAACTCGTCAACGGCCCCGCCGCGGCGGGTGGTGAAGTCCACGCTCGCGACAATCTTCTGCGCCAGCGCCGGGACGCGCGCGATGCCCGAGTCGATGACGGCAATGGTCACGCCCTGGCCGGTGTAGCCGCGAAGGCCCCCGAGCCCCGCCCACACCTGGTCGGCGGCAATCGCCTGGGCGGTGACGGCCATGTTGGTGTGGACCTTGACGTCGCCCGACACGTGGTCGATCTCCGCGTCGGCGGCCAGCGCGTCGAGCTGGTCGGGGCTGACGCGAAGGACGCCGCCCTGCTCGAGCCACCGGGTGGCGGCGGCGCCGTGACGGGCCGCGAGCGCCTCGATCGACTCGCGGTTGCCGGTGACAATGACGTCAATCGACGGCGCGGTGCGGTCGGCGAGGTGCTGGACGAGGTCGCGCGACAACCGGGCGCGGTGGCCGGGGCCGTCGGCATAAAGGCCGGTCGCGCCGAGCGCGAGGGCGACGACGACCAGGACCAGCGTCTTCAGGATGGGGAGGCGACGGAACATGCTGTCCTCCAAAACCGCACGGGCGGGACGCCCATGCCACTCTTCAACATCGCAAACCGCACGGGCGGGACGCCCATGCCACTCTTCGTTCACTACTGCAACCGCGCCATGATCTCGGCCGGCACCGGTTCGCCGCTGGCGCGCGACTGGTTCTCGAGAAATTCGCGAATCGACGAGAGGTACACACGCTGCGACCCGCACCGCGTGCGAATCGTCTGCAGCCGGCCGTCGCGAATCCAGTAATACAACGTCCGCTTCGACACGCCCATCAGGTCGACGGCCTGATCGAGCAGCACCGTGCGGCCGGGATTCGGTCCGGACGTGGAACGCGAGGACGGGCTGAACATCTGATCCACGCGGGTCCCCCTCGGTCTTCTGAAAGGCACGGGCCGTGCCAGTTGGGCTGGTTGCGGCTGAATGCGCTCAAGTTGTTGAAGGGTAACGACTTCTGTCAAGTGAACCGGGGCAGTCTGGAAGACCCGGTTCTGGGGGGTACGGCCAACGGGCTGGCCACTCGGGGTTGGCGGCGGGGCGCGGGACGGGGTGGCAGGAATTGCCACGCCGTTGCACAGGAAATCGCGTCGGAAAGTGCGAAGCCGGGTTGAGGGGGCGACCGGCCAGTTTATTGGCCGGTAGGGCCATGCGTTGGCTGACGCGAGGCGCTGCGCCCGGGAGCGGGCGCTGCGGGAAAATTCAGAGAGATCTGCGGCAGAATGCGAGGAAGAACTGAAAGACGTCGGCGGGGAAGGGGCCTATTGTCCTATGCGGACCCGGTTGCTGCCACGTGCCGAGCCAGCACGTCCTCCTCCATCTTTTGGCAGCTCCAGTCACCGGGTCTCTCTCCCCACCCGCCCGAGACGGTGACGCACGCGTTCATTTCGCCGGCAGGAGCGATCCGCGCGCGATCGGTTCGCCGTTCAGGAAGATCGTCTCGATCGCGTCGTACGCGGCCATGGTCTTCAGCGGATCGGCGCCGAGCAGCAGGAGGTCGGCGCGCTTGCCAATCTCGATCGAGCCGAGACTGGCCGAGAGGCCGAAGGCTGCCGCATTGTCGATCGTCGCGGCGCGCACGATCCGCGCGAGCGGCACGCCCGCCTCGAACCACCGCTGCAGTTCCAGCCGCCCGTTGAGGCCAGGCGGGTTGCCGATCCCTTCGTTCGACGGCGTGTCGGTGCCGAACAGAATCGCGACGTGCTCGGCCAGCATCATCCGAAGCGTCGCGGTGGCGCGAGCCGGCGCGACCGCCATGGCCGTCGCGGCGTCGGGCGCCCCGGGGCCGAGAAGACCCGCAACCGCGCGCCGGTATTCGCCGGCAATCGCACGCCGCGCCGCCAGCGACTCCTCGCCGTGAAGGTAGGCGACGAGCGCGCGCGGCAGCGCCTCGGCGAGCCGGGGATCGTCGAGCAGCGACCAGTCGAAGACCGACTGGTCGCCGTAGACGGCCTGCAAGGTCGGCTGGACGCGAATCCCGGCGCGGGCGGCTGCCTTGATGGCGGCGCGGGCTTCAGCCGGAGGCGTCGGGTCGAGCGAGTTGCCGGGCCAATGCCAGAGGCCGTGCGCGATCACGTCGGCG contains:
- a CDS encoding S8 family peptidase, translating into MFRRLPILKTLVLVVVALALGATGLYADGPGHRARLSRDLVQHLADRTAPSIDVIVTGNRESIEALAARHGAAATRWLEQGGVLRVSPDQLDALAADAEIDHVSGDVKVHTNMAVTAQAIAADQVWAGLGGLRGYTGQGVTIAVIDSGIARVPALAQKIVASVDFTTRRGGAVDEFGHGTHVAGIIAAQPQQGEYSGVAPGVSLLNLRVLDAEGAGTVSDVIEAIDWAVAHRRQFNIRILNLSLGHPVMESSEDDPLCQAVARAVSHGLVVVAAAGNVGKTDDGRMVFGAIDSPGNSPYAITVGALNTKQTPVRSDDVMTTYSSRGPTMFDYVMKPDLVAPGNRIVSLEAPGTSIIGQYPDLDAGVVGDQRYMQMSGTSMSTAVVSGAAALLLEANPQLDPVKVKVALQMGASFLPAEGIASCGAGSLNVLTSLNIAIGGPKANDDVVIAGETVSPSGLTFWREDDVTTASRTVWGNRIVWGNRIVWGNHIVWGNHIVWGNQIVWGNDVSPDRIVWGNRIVWGNRIVEADRIVWGNRIVWGDRIVWGNHIVWGSRIVWGNEQIWGDRIVWGNRIVWGNHIVWGSDAVDANRIVWGNRIVWGNRIVWGNRIVWGNTDPVDADRIVWGNGDVVAPDRIVWGNRIVWGSRIVWGSSDSPSADRIVWGSRIVWGSGRATTADRIVWGSRIIWGE
- a CDS encoding helix-turn-helix domain-containing protein; this encodes MFSPSSRSTSGPNPGRTVLLDQAVDLMGVSKRTLYYWIRDGRLQTIRTRCGSQRVYLSSIREFLENQSRASGEPVPAEIMARLQ